One window of the Delphinus delphis chromosome 20, mDelDel1.2, whole genome shotgun sequence genome contains the following:
- the LYPD5 gene encoding LOW QUALITY PROTEIN: ly6/PLAUR domain-containing protein 5 (The sequence of the model RefSeq protein was modified relative to this genomic sequence to represent the inferred CDS: inserted 2 bases in 1 codon; deleted 1 base in 1 codon; substituted 2 bases at 2 genomic stop codons): MKFLNVSCLLGCSEAVLSLNTGYRASMTMVQKGCWTGPATGQMQWNDKALPPNYSVVRGXGTDLCNANFQTHDSLVNLGRAPNPPTLSGPKCYSXVGIHPEDCTPEKFRRVQCHQDQSICFQGNGSMTFGNFSVPVYIRTCHRPSCTTRGTTSPWTNIDLQGSCCEGHLCNKDSISXFTSASGTVPPGRPPTVIVLLLMATLLASTLGGPLGLSS; the protein is encoded by the exons ATGAAATTCCTCAATGTCTCCTGTCTCCTCGGATGCTCCGAGGCTGTCTTATCCCTGAACACTG GGTACCGCGCCTCAATGACCATGGTACAGAAGGGCTGCTGGACAGGCCCGGCTACGGGCCAGATGCAGTGGAATGACAAGGCGCTGCCGCCTAACTACTCGGTGGTGCGCGGCTGAGGGACCGACCTTTGCAACGCGAACTTCCAGACCCACGACTCCCTCGTCAACCTGGGCCGAG CGCCCAACCCGCCGACGCTCAGCGGCCCCAAGTGCTACTCCTGAGTGGGGATCCACCCGGAGGACTGCACCCCGGAGAAGTTCCGGCGGGTCCAGTGTCACCAGGACCAAAGCATCTGCTTCCAGGGCAATGGCAGCATGACCTTTG GCAATTTCTCAGTCCCTGTGTACATCAGAACCTGCCACCGGCCCTCCTGCACCACCCGGGGCACCACCAGCCCGTGGACAAACATCgacctccagggctcctgctgtGAGGGGCACCTCTGCAACAAGGACTCCATCAG CTTCACCAGCGCCTCGGGCACCGTCCCTCCT GGGCGCCCCCCCACCGTCATAGTCCTTCTCCTCATGGCTACCCTGCTGGCTAGCACTCTGGGAGGACCCCTCGGGCTCTCCTCATAG